One segment of Schistocerca cancellata isolate TAMUIC-IGC-003103 chromosome 2, iqSchCanc2.1, whole genome shotgun sequence DNA contains the following:
- the LOC126144768 gene encoding uncharacterized protein LOC126144768: protein MKRACAWTVYKGSAIDRKASVAAASLQHSDMQLLVVSALALLACASARPEAPTQQYGAPDAAPYPASGWRPEGRQFFLPSRNSGLYAPPPQQYGPPPPAAPTTTEAAETTTTELPTTTAASDIGVDGARAFAQSEAFGSGSQNGVYYLLQPDGRLQRVAYAHGPAAAAAPAPAAYTQSQGAAPVDAGYLARFHYQDLPPPGAPIYAYSAPKLVRLS, encoded by the coding sequence ATGAAACGCGCGTGTGCCTGGACGGTATATAAGGGGAGCGCTATCGATCGGAAGGCATCAGTCGCCGCCGCCTCCCTCCAGCACAGCGACATGCAGCTCCTCGTGGTCTCCGCTCTCGCGTTGCTGGCCTGCGCCTCTGCGCGGCCCGAAGCTCCCACGCAACAATACGGCGCTCCCGACGCGGCGCCGTACCCTGCATCGGGCTGGCGTCCAGAGGGCCGCCAGTTCTTCCTGCCGTCGAGGAACTCCGGGCTGTACGCGCCGCCCCCGCAACAGTACGGCCCACCGCCTCCGGCAGCCCCCACGACCACGGAGGCGGCCGAGACGACCACGACGGAGCTGCCCACGACCACGGCGGCGTCCGACATCGGCGTGGACGGCGCGCGCGCCTTCGCGCAGAGCGAGGCGTTCGGCAGCGGCTCCCAGAACGGCGTCTACTACCTACTGCAGCCCGACGGCCGCCTGCAGCGCGTCGCCTACGCCCAcgggcccgccgccgccgccgcccccgcccctgcaGCCTACACGCAGTCCCAGGGCGCGGCGCCGGTGGACGCCGGCTACCTGGCCCGCTTCCACTATCAGGACCTGCCTCCTCCAGGGGCCCCCATCTACGCCTACAGCGCCCCCAAGCTCGTCCGCCTGTCCTAA